In Ammospiza nelsoni isolate bAmmNel1 chromosome 11, bAmmNel1.pri, whole genome shotgun sequence, the genomic window GCCTGCTCAGCCAGGCCTGCCTCTGTGTGGGTGCAAGGAGCTGGATGCCAGGGGCAcccagcccaggacagcaggcaccagagcccaggcagcccccagcagcccaaggacagcagcagacacaagaggagctgggggagcttCCTTTTATTTCCAGGCACTCCTGTTTCCATCAGCTGTGTGGTATTACCCAGCCTGCTCCATTTGCAGTTTTAACAGGGCACATGTGGTGAAAAACCCTTCCCATGCAGAGCTTTCCTGTTTGGCCATTTCCAAAGGCCCTGGCTGTGATATAACTGTGATATAACATCCACGGGGTGATGTGCCTGGGGCAGAAACACACCTGCGACAAAGACACGTGtctaagaaataaaaaattccaaaatagGTAGAAATATTACCCTCCATTTCTTACACCGGGGAGtgcgggcacagggcacaggcaccCTGAGCGTGCCCAGCGCtcccaaggcagagctgccGTGCCCAGGGCCGGCAGCGCCCACTGCAATTATCAGCTCTCCTGGCACCGGGAGGCCCCGGGAGAGCTCTCGGGTGCCGTGAACCGCTCGCAGAAGGGCAGTGCGAAAGCTCTGGAACACGAGGGAGCAGCGGCAGCCGCATCTCCCGTCCCCGGCAGCGCGCCAGGGTTACAAAACACGGACAGCCCGTGTCGCATAGCCGGGGTCGGTGTCACCAGCCCCGGGCTACGGTTACAcgggctgagcccagcagagtcATCCTGCcggctgccctggggagcccagcCCGCTCTGCCCCCGCTGCCCGGGCGTTCCCGGCCCTCTCCTCCCACCCCGAGCATCGCACCAAACgtctaaggggaaaaaaggactTGCTCAAGACCCGCTGCTTTTTCCACGCTGAAGCAGAAACAGCAATTATCTGGTTCAGtctggtgctgctggcctggAACATGCCATGACAACGTGTTTCTCGTTTCAAAGCCTCTTTTGTACTAGGACACAGTTCAAGGGATCTTGCAATGCCTGCATTTGTAAACACGCCGCACTTGCAGCTACACGCTCCGCAGATGAAAGCCGGGGCGGAGCAAAAGGGcacttctctcttctcttctgttctcctctcctgtccctcGGTGCGtcggggccggggcagctcccccGGCTCAGCCCGGTGCTGAATCAGGctgggcagccccggggctgggcaGCCACGCGTGGTCCCCAAAAGTCACGGCACGTTCAGAAAAACGGAGTCCTGGAAAAGGATGGGGGGGTACGGGGTGGGGGAGAGTCAcagcaaaaaacaaaagtgCGTCACTGCAGATTATTTTAGGCCCTGGTCCATGCATAATGCAAATAAGCAGCTCCCGGGGTACATGCCTGTAAAAACCATCCAGTCCCACAGCGCCCGGCTACAGGAGCTTTCCAAACAGGTGGTGAAAAGCTAAAAttatgtgtctgtgtgtcctcaCCGGGGTTAGGAAAGGCCCTGGCTCTCAGGaaggctctccctgtgcctccaCGGGGCTGGTATGAAACAGGACCGAGACATTAAAAAATTCAGgagcatttctttccttttgagGCAGTCCTGCTCTCCCACTCAGCAAACCTCACTCAGCGCCTCCACGGCACCCTCTGATCTGCCTGACCCCGCTGCCCCCTCCCAGCCGCTCTTCACGCACACTAactttattcatttttaattttttgcccAAAATCATTGTATCCTCCTTGTCTGACTTCAAGGAGTCGCTCGGGAAGCCCTATTTATGGGTTGAAATGCTGCTGAAAGAGTTATTGCTGTGTTATTCAGCTGTTGTGCCAAGCCTGCATGGGGATCGGGTTTCTGCTGAAAGGGTGCCAGGCACGTCTTTTTCCAGGAACCAGCAGCCGTATTTAGCCTCCGGCTGCACATGAAAGACTGCAGTCGGAAACGTGACATTGTGTCAACATTTGAGGCAGGTCAGAGCTGGGTGAGACCATGAAAACAAGCCCAGGAACTCAGCACaccccggcggggcgggcggcacGGGCTGTCCTGGGCTGGCACCGTGCCGGGGGTCGCCCCtgcatccatccttccatccatccatccatccatccatccatccatccatccatccttccatccttccatccatccatccttccatccatccatccatccatccatcatccatctatccatccatccatccatccatccatccatccatccatccatccttccatccatccatccttccatccatccatccatccatccatccatccatcatccatccatccatccatccatccatccatccatccatccatccttccatccatccatccttccatccatccatccatcatccatccatccatccatccatccatccatccatccatccatccatccatccatccatccatcctcccgGGCTGGGATGGAGAGCCCAGGGATGCAGCTCTGACAGGGCTGAAGGGGCTGTTCCCCTGCCCCACTGTGCCCCACAGAACTCAcctgtcctgctggcaccaggccaggggggcaggGAAAATTCCCAGCCCATAATAATCTTTGGCTTCCTGAGTAAATGTTCTCTCTTCcactttttctgcattttttttttctctgagattGAGGATCTGGAATTCCTGCATGTTGTCCCACCACAGGACAATGGGGGCAGAATATGAGGACCAAAGGGGAGTGAGAGCCATGGAAAGGAGCCAGAAATCCAAGGGGTCCCGGGGCTGGAGacacctctgctctgagcaccaAATGCTGTCCCCAAATGGGGTTGTCACAGCCAGCCTCAGTAAGATCAATATTTAGCCCTAATTAAAGCAAACATAACATGAACACTGGGACATGTGGAGACCCCAAATACATTAAACCAAGCAGCACTTTTTTCAAATACATTAAACCAAGCAGCACTTTTTTTCAAACACATTAAACCAAGCAGCACTTTTTCCCAGCATTACTTAAGCTAAGGTTTCTTTAGTTGTAACCACAGTCTAACAGAAGCATCAGCCCCTCCATGTGGGGTCCTGGAGATGCTCAGCCCAGacctgagcagtgctggcccAGTTGGACACTAAAACTTCTCCCCACATTTTGTGACTCATCTGCACAatgaaaatcccaaattccccctcagAACTGCCCCTGCCCATCCACACACAGGCAGCACCACTGGGAAACGGAGTCCTCCCACCCATCCCTTCGTTTCACCCCTCTTTGCCTTTGGGGGAGGTTTGGGGCTGTTGTCATTTCATCTGGAGACCAGAAAGCAGCAttgctgctgggagggagctgtggtGGGATGAGGACCCTGCCCTCGGGGAAcggaggcagcagctgctccaccaccCACAGTGCCAGCTGGAATTCCCAAATCGGGGACACCTGGGGCATGTGGGGGTGGCAGGGATCACTCCACAAAGGCACGACCTGACCCTGgcacccctcagccccaggggctggtgggcaccatccctggcagtgcttgGGCACCTCAGACACAGGGTGCTGAAGTAAAACCAGTTTGCAGCAAGtccattttcctccaggaaCTGGGCAAAGCCTCTGGATTCCCTGCGTGCTCgggggtgaggaggggctgcctcctccccacagagcctggggcCCAGGGGTCAAATGCCAGACACAGGCAGCACAACGTGACATCAGGAGAGAGCAGGAAAGCCAGCCAGGCTCTCCCGGCACCTCCCTCGagtctggaaggaaaaaaatccctggaggtgccaagggagttaaaataaataaatatcccTGGTGACACGGGTAATGGGACCCGGAGCTCCTTCAGGAACCgacagcagaggagctgtggggggAGCAAGGAGAGCCCTGCTCCCTCgtgcaccccaaaatccccactcctccctgcaCCCTGAGATCCCCCATCCCCACTGCACCCCAGGATCCTGCTCCGCCCCGTGCCATCCCCTGCGGAACCAGACCATGCGGAATGACCCTGCTCAAACATTTCAAAGCAAAGGAGGCAAACCCTTATCTTCCACaggaaaagaattattttattaagcATTTTTAAACAGCTACTTAACATTTACTCAAGATAAAAATATGTACAATATCCCACCTTGAAGGCGGCTCCAAAATATAAACACTGTACCTCTCCCGAGAGAAAAACGGAATATTCttctcttcaaaaaaaaaaagacaacccaGAAACAAGAATACATTCATATTTCTCACTTCTTTATGCTCAAGTAGTTATACAAATAATAGACATCTGAAACGTTTTaacttttaatatatttatataatatatatatatttataacaaGATTTTACAAATAAAGGCAATGACTTtataccaaaaaaacccaaaaaaccaacaacaaaataaaCGTTAGAACACAATCTGCAATCAAGCATAGTGCATCTCAACAGCTGGTGCAATGGGAGGGCAACATGAGGATCCAGATAGGGGTTCTGCTCACCAGTTCTCAAAACCAGTAAGAAAAAACCACCAAAGAGCACTGCCTTTAGCAGTgcagtttgggggttttaattaaaaagaagctAAACTGGAGAGGATGTTCCTCTGTGGAGAAAGCCCCTTGCAGCTCACAGGACAAGAGTCACCACCCGGCCCCTCTCCCCTTAACTCGGGACGTGAGCCAGGTGTGCCAggagggctccagccctgccggGATCGGGCTGCTGGGCAATGCCAGCCTTGCCACTCTCCtagggcactgccaggggcgcgctcagcagggatgggcacggATGGCGCTGCAGCCCCGGCTGAAGCGCTCCCTCCGGCCGGGAAAGCCGCGGTGACTCCCGGGGGAGCGGCAGCGCAGGAGCCGGGGACACCAGCGAGGCGACCCCggggacagcacagctcctcccgACCCCTCCATCCCGGGACGGCTCCTCCCGACCCCTCCATCCCGGGACGGCTCCTCCAGACCCCTCCATCCTAAGGACGGCTCCTTCCGACCCCTCCATCCCGGGACAGCTCCTCCCGACCCCTCCATCCCGGGACGGCTCCTTCCGACCCCTCCATCCCGGGACAGCTCCTCCAGACCCCTCCAGTCTAAGGACGGCTCTTCCCGACCCGGCATCCCGGGGACAGCTCCTTCTGACCCTGCCATCCCGGGACGGCTCCTCCCGAGCCGGCCCAACGGAGCAGCTCAAGTTACAGGAAGGGCGCAGGTTAATTTATTTATTAGATGTACGCCATGGAAAGCTCCAAGCAGCAGCTAccttttattttgtaaaaaaatatcTATGTATCAGCAAAGGTGTGGAGAGAAACCCGTCTTGGGTCTGTCTGCCTGATCTGTGTGTGACCAGGCAGTGAccgctgccctgctcctcctgtgctcacAGTGGCATTGCCACCACTACAGCACAATGaccactgccctgctcctcctggacTCAAAATggcattgccaccaccacagtGGCCACTGCCTTGCTCCTCCTGGTAGCATTGCTGCCCCTGCAGTGACCACTGCCCTActcctgctgtgctcacagtggcattgccaccaccacaccACAGTgactgctgccctgctcctcctggtggcattgccaccactgccaccacctCAGTGGCCACTaccctgctcctcctggtgACATTGCTGCCCCTGCAGTGACCACTGCCttgctcctgctgtgctcacGGTGGCATTGCCACCATCACCCTGTGGGGTCACTGGgacagcagcccagctgagatAAACCAGCAGGGCCGTTGCCTCCAGAGCCGCTCAGGGAAGTACCGTGGTTTATATTAATCTATTTTGTGTTCACAGACCCTCAAACCAGGCCTGGCCAATGGAATATTTCTTCACAGCTTTGCAATAGAGTCGCAGATGACTGAGTCAACTGTTGCTCTGTAGATGtggagagggaagaagggaaggggCCAAGCACAAAATCCTTCTTTAATCTTTTGGAAGTAGCTGTCAATCGCTAACCTGGGCGCATCCTTCATCCTTCTCCAAGCTACCTGACAAGTCAGAGAAAAAGGGATTTAGCTTCCTACGCACAGTGAACCTCGTCCCCACACCTCAGTCCAGCCAATATATAAAAGTGAAACAGTCTctcaaactaaaaaaaaaaaaaaaacaaaaaaaggaaaaaaagtaaaaccagtCACACTGTGCTCAGTCTTTGGTTTCCAAGTTCAAAGGAGGAATCTGCTTCAAAGCTTGAAGCAGAGCCGAGGAGTCGATGGGGGAATGGGCCGGTACAGGAGAAGGGAGTCTCTGGGGCATCAGCAGAGGGGGGGAGATTTTGTCGGGGTTCATGAAGCCCGTCAGAGCTGCGGCAGAGGCCGGCAGGCTGGGGTACAGCACGGGAACCGAGGCCGGGTACCAGCACTTCTCCAGCATGGGCAGGTAGGCGGTGGCGGACGGCGGGATCAGGTAGAAAGGCAGGCACAGGGGAGGCTGGTGAGCGTGGGGGCCCAGGAAGCCGCTGGCAGGGCCCATCATGTCACTGCCAAAAGGGCCCTCGTCCTGCGGCGACTCCAGCCTGCTCCTTTTGGCCGGCGGGTCCTCAGTCTCTTGCTTAATAGAGCTTATTCTCTCCTGGACAGCGTACTTGAGGTCGGTATCCCGTTTGAAATAGGGCTGTTCCGATTTGGAGTCGCTTTTGTCCAGCTCTCCCCCGTACCCGCTGTCCGTGTCCGTGTCGCTGCCGCTCTGCTCCCCGCTGGAGTGAGCGAATGTCCGCTGGATCACGGGCACGCAGTTCTTCCCGTGGCCCTCGCCCGCCGCGCCCAGCGGCGCCGGCTTCTCCTTCAGGTCCAGCATTTTGGGAGGGATGTCCCCGGGCTTGCGGGCCGCCCCGCCCTGCAGCACCTCGCTGGCCATCCGGTGCAGGTGGCTGACCAGCTGCGACGACTTCAGCTCCTTGCCGTTCTCGTGCTTTGCCAGGTATTGCAGCATTTCCTTGGCACACATCTGGAAACCGGATCGAAACATTTCCTGGCTGGAATCGAGGTTTCTCGATGACAGGTCACCTAAGGAAACATTaacagaaggaaattaaaaattaacaacaTGCTAAATAGTTCCATTTCCAGCTCCGAGGCGAGCCGGAGGCAATGTTAGACTTGGGTTACAGCACAGCTAGAGGGGAACACGATGGCCAAGCTGGACTCTATGAACAGAAATCCCcagatttctgcagaaaaggacAATTCCATTGGAACATCCACCTGTCCACTTTTACATAATAAGTAAAAGTGCTGCCTGCTCGTTTTTGTTATTTACTGTAAAATCCACTTTCGACAGGTACTGGAGTGCGGAGAGGGGAGTGAGTCAAGCTGtggcttctccaggaaaaaccTCGGGGcagggagctccagccctgccggCAGCTCCGCCAGCCCCAGGGGACGCGGCTGCTCCCGCAGCTCCACTGCACTCCCTGTGGCTGCCGGGGCACGGACCGTGCCTCCAAAAAATTCGGGTTTGCTGTATCCGATTCACGTGAGAGCCACATGTGAAatcagcaggaggaagtgcaTCTGAGGCTGATAAGCTGAAGCACCAGgtcccctctgcctgcagagcacaggccAGCTCGGTTATAAAGAAACTCAAAAAGGTGTGTATAGAAAGCAGATTTATATCTATTTCCAGAGAAAACAGCCAAATAAACCAGACTGGGTTATCTAAAGCTCACAAACACAAATGGGGAGAACCAAATTGCTTTGGAGAGAACCTCACAGCAAACCTGGGCTGTAACTAAAACTACTTCAAACCCAGTTTAATTTCAAACAACTCCCAGGGCACTCTGCACTGACCATCTTGAGCAATGCATCTTTTTTGTGAAAGCTCACAAGCAAAGCCTGAGAAAATGACAGCATGAAAGGCCAGGATTCCTGCCTCCTCCCTTTTCGGGAGCAAGGTGTCACAACCGCATTtcacaggctccccagggaaagcccatcacacacacacacacagaggctcTCGCCCTGCCGGCTCAGCACTCACCCGCCTGCAAACCGTTCTGCAGAGCGATgatcttctgctgctgctgctcgaTGAGATTGGTCAGTGCCTTCACGTGCTTCAAGGTGAGCTCCAGAACCacagccttctccaggtgaCCTAGAgtctgggagcacagggacaggttGGCACCCGCCGCCGGCTCGGCCacgcaggcaggagctgccagcgcCTTCCCGGGAGCCGCGGGAGGACGGGCACGGTGAGACCTGAGCGGGCAGGAGCACCACCGGCAACATTCCGCGGAAATAAGTTAAAAAGCAGGCTGCGGAAAAGGCTCACAGGGAACCCTGTGGGTACTTTCTGACCACCGCATAGCCCCGAGAGACGCGTTTTATTTATCGgttctgctgcccctgctggcaCCGCGACCGGGGAGCCCGGCCGGGGACGGCTCTCGGTGCGGCGGGCAGCTCCCGCAGGGACCCGCAGCTCCCGGGGAACTTTGGGACGCGCTTACAGCCTGCCCGGGCGTGCGGCACCAcggaaaaaaattaaaataaaaacccatcCCAAATCGGCGGTGAAGCGGCAGCAGAGCGCCGGCCGCGGGGAGCCCCGTCCCTCCGCTCGCACCTACCGTCAGCTTGAGGTGCTCGGGCAGCAGGTCCTTCAGCTGCGCGATGCACTCGTTGATCCTGTCGCGCCTCTTCTTCTCGATCAGCCGGTGCGGCAGCTTGTAGGTCtcctgcggggccggggcagcgggtCAGCGGGGGGACAgcgcagcccagcccagctcagcccggcccggccccgctgctcCCGTC contains:
- the BHLHE40 gene encoding class E basic helix-loop-helix protein 40 is translated as MERIPSAQPPPGCLGKLPALESGDLPGLDFAHMYQVYKPRRGLKRSEDNKETYKLPHRLIEKKRRDRINECIAQLKDLLPEHLKLTTLGHLEKAVVLELTLKHVKALTNLIEQQQQKIIALQNGLQAGDLSSRNLDSSQEMFRSGFQMCAKEMLQYLAKHENGKELKSSQLVSHLHRMASEVLQGGAARKPGDIPPKMLDLKEKPAPLGAAGEGHGKNCVPVIQRTFAHSSGEQSGSDTDTDSGYGGELDKSDSKSEQPYFKRDTDLKYAVQERISSIKQETEDPPAKRSRLESPQDEGPFGSDMMGPASGFLGPHAHQPPLCLPFYLIPPSATAYLPMLEKCWYPASVPVLYPSLPASAAALTGFMNPDKISPPLLMPQRLPSPVPAHSPIDSSALLQALKQIPPLNLETKD